The sequence below is a genomic window from Lysobacter capsici.
CGCATTTACGGCAGACTTCACTGCCCTTACTATGCTGCCGCGCGCCAGGGACTGGCCGTCATTCCCGACCATACTCCCCGGAGGCTACATGTCGATCGATCTCTCCACGTTGTCCGCGAAAGAACTCGAATCCCTGATCAGCCAGGCCAAGAAGCGCAAGACCACGTTGAACAAGCGCAAGCCGCTGGCGGCCGTGCGCAAGAGAATCAGCGCCCTGCTCAAGACCGAGGGTTACACCCTGGAAGAGCTGTTCGGCAACGCCGCTCCGGCGACCCGCGGCCCGAAGGCGAGCAAGGCCGCCACCAAGGCCGCTCCCGCCGCGCGCAAGGCGCGCAAGCCGCTGGGCAAGGTCGCGCCGAAATACCGCAACCCGGCCAACACCGGCGAAACCTGGACCGGCCGCGGCAAGCAGCCGCGCTGGCTGGCCGCCTACACCGCGCAGGGCAAGAAGCTGGAAGATTTCCTGATCAAGTAACGGGACTGAAAACCAAAATCACCGAAACCGCCGGCCTTGAGCCGGCGTTTTCATTTGAAAGCCGGGATTCGGGAAACGGGATTCGGGATTCGAAAAAGCCAAGTCAAAGGCAGAGCCCATCAACCTGCGACGCCCCCGCTCTTGCCAATCCCCAATCCCGGCCTCTCACAAATTCCGCCGAGCCGGCAGCAACAAATTCCCGAATATCAGCCCCG
It includes:
- a CDS encoding H-NS family nucleoid-associated regulatory protein, with the translated sequence MSIDLSTLSAKELESLISQAKKRKTTLNKRKPLAAVRKRISALLKTEGYTLEELFGNAAPATRGPKASKAATKAAPAARKARKPLGKVAPKYRNPANTGETWTGRGKQPRWLAAYTAQGKKLEDFLIK